Genomic window (Candidatus Tanganyikabacteria bacterium):
CAGCCGGCCCGCCCTGGCTCCCACAGTGCTATACTAAGATGAGGTAAACTAATGTTTAACGAGGACGGAGGAAGCGAATGCGGATCGGTTTCGTGGCCCTGGCGATCGGCTTGCTGGTCGGCTGCGGCGAAGCTCCCGGCCTCCCGGCCGCGTCGCGGAGCCTCCCCGTGCGGGCGGCCGCCGCCGCGACCGCACCCGCCGGCTTCCTGGCGGCCTTCGGCGCGACCGGTCAGCCCCTGACCTGGGCGGGGGCCATGGCCCGGTTCGGCCAGGCCGACGTCGTCTACCTGGGCGAATACCACGACGATCCGGGCACGCATGCGCTGGAACTGGCCGCCCTCGACGCACTCGCCGCCGGTCCCCGGAAGGTCGCCCTGTCCCTCGAGATGTTCGAGACCGACGTGCAGGCTCTGCTGGATACCTACCTGGCCGGCAAAGTAAGCGAGAGCGAGTTCCTTGCGGGCTCGCGCCCCTGGGGCAACTACCGGACCGATTACCGCCCCCTGGTAGAGTTCGCCAAGGCCCACGGCATCCCGGTCGTGGCCTCCAACGTGCCGCGGCGCCTGGCCAGCATGGTCGCCAAGGGCGGACTGGGGGCCCTGGCCGGCCTTCCCGACTCGGAGAAGCGCTGGGCGCACATCCCGCCGAGTTGCCCGGCCGACGCGTACTGGGAAGCCTTCAAGCAGTTCGGACATCCCGGCCAGTCGCCGGCCGACCTCTGGAAGTGGTACGAGGCGCAGTGCCTCAAGGACGAGACCATGGCCCGCTCGATCGCCCTGGTCGGCGGCAACCGCCTGGTCCTGCACGTCAACGGGGCGTTCCACTCCGACAAGGCCCTGGGCGTCCCGCCGCGGGTTGCCAAGGTGCGCCCCGGCGTCGCCGGCCTGGTCGCCACGGTCCGCCCGGTCGAGACCGCGCCGCCGGCATTGCCAGCCGACCTGGCCGGCGTGGCGGACGTCGCCTTGCTGGTCAAGGGCCCGGCCCGCGATTGGCAAGCCGCGCCCCGCCT
Coding sequences:
- a CDS encoding ChaN family lipoprotein, whose protein sequence is MRIGFVALAIGLLVGCGEAPGLPAASRSLPVRAAAAATAPAGFLAAFGATGQPLTWAGAMARFGQADVVYLGEYHDDPGTHALELAALDALAAGPRKVALSLEMFETDVQALLDTYLAGKVSESEFLAGSRPWGNYRTDYRPLVEFAKAHGIPVVASNVPRRLASMVAKGGLGALAGLPDSEKRWAHIPPSCPADAYWEAFKQFGHPGQSPADLWKWYEAQCLKDETMARSIALVGGNRLVLHVNGAFHSDKALGVPPRVAKVRPGVAGLVATVRPVETAPPALPADLAGVADVALLVKGPARDWQAAPRLN